The following nucleotide sequence is from uncultured Draconibacterium sp..
TTATCGAAACCAAAACCCAGTTTTTCGGCATGTTCCCAGGCAATATCTTGGATTTGCCAAAAAAGAAATGAGGTGGACAATTGCCCAAAACGGCTAACGAAATATGATTTTGTGGTTAATTCCTGTTTGTGTTTCATGTTAAAACGGTTGGTAGCTCAAGTGCGAAATTAAATCGCAAAAGGGCCCATTATTATTTTAGCCAAAAGAAATGGTCTTTCATCTTTGTGCTTCCGACTTCCGACTTCGTTCTTTTTGTAAACTTTTTCGCAAATTTATTGTTCGGTTTTTGAAAATCAACAACAAATGTTCAATTTTGCGGCAAAATAACGATTTATGGGAAAAATTATAATTAAAACTGCGGAGCAGATAGAAGGCATCAGGCAAAGTGCAAAGCTGGCGGCCAAAACGCTTGATTTTGCCGGGCAGTTTGTAAAAGAGGGAGTAAACACTGAATTTATCGATGATAAAATTGAAGAATTTATTCGTTCCCATGGAGCTGTGCCAGCTACCAAAGGGTACAACGGTTATCCTAAATCGAGTTGTATTTCGTTAAACAATGTAATATGCCATGGAATACCATCGCAACAAACCATTTTGAAAAATGGAGATATTTTGAATATTGATATTACCACTATTTTAAACGGTTATTACGGCGATACTTCACGTATGTTTACTGTTGGCGAAGTTAGCCAGGCTGCTGAAGATTTAATAGATGTAACCGGGCATTGTCTTGATCTTGGAATTGAGCAGGTAAAACCGGGCAATCGTTTTGGGAATATCGGTTTTGTTATTCAACGTTACGCCAAAGCACAAGGATACAGCGTTGTTTACGAGTTTTGCGGACACGGTGTAGGTATCGATTTTCATGAGGAGCCACAGGTTGATCATGCATCACGCAGAAACTCGGGACCCGAAATGAAAGCCGGAATGATTTTTACCATTGAGCCAATGATTAACCAGGGAAAACCCAAAGCGGTAATTGATAAAAACGATGGCTGGACAGCGCGGACAGTGGACAGTAAACTATCGGCACAGTTTGAGCATACCATTTTGGTAACACCAACCGGCTGCGAAGTTCTTACTGATATTCATGATGAATATCCGATAACATAGATTTCTTAATAAGTTCGAAATAACGAGTTTATAAAAAATAGAAAACCGCTGCTCTAATTAAAGAGTAGCGGTTTTTTCATTAAAAATGAGTTATTCGTAATTACATATTCCAGATTGCTGTTTCTGTCATCCATCCTTCTACTTCAATTGCCGCGTCTGCTTCTTCCTCAACTTCTACGCTAAGTACACCGAAATAATTTGTGTCTTGCATCCAGTTTTCTACTTCAAGTGATTCTTCTGTTTCTACTTTAAAGTAGCTTGCCATTCCGTTAAAGAAGTTTTCGTCGGTCATCCAGTTTTCTACATCAAGCGTGTTTTCTGCTTCTGTTGCCACATTTACAGTTGAAAAGAAGTTGTTATCGTTAGTCATCCAGTTTTCTACTTCCAATTCTGCTTCTGCCTCAACTGCTTCGTAGTTGGCATAAGTGTTCATATCTGTTGTTGCATCTGCTGATGCTGAGCTAGCTTCACTGTTGTCTGTCATTGCCATGGCAATCTGACTGAAGCTGTTGTTTTCCATTACGGTTCTCCAAAAATCTTGTGCATTAACTGTAATGCTGATCAAAACCAAACTAATAATAACCGCCAGTGATTTTGTAATTGCTTTCTGAACATTGTTTGTTGTTTTCATGACTTTTCCTCCTGTTTTTGTTTTCTTGTTTTCTCGTTCTGTTTTCTTGTTTTCGATATTAAGACGACCAAAAATTAGATTCGTTACAAAAATTTAGAACTTTTTTTAAAAATGTACTGGTTTAAAACCTGAACTTTGTATTGCAAATATAAGTACAAAAAATGGTACTATGCAAAACAAAGTAGTGTATTTTTTGAAAATAATTTTATCTAAAATTCGTAAGTATCAGAAAGTGAGAGCCATATGTGATTGTTGCAGAGTTGGAAAAATCGAACAAAAAGATAAAAAATTAGAATAATATTGATCGATTTTGTGAAAACTCATTTCAAGGGAGAGGAAAAATATTTTTTGAGAGATTAACTTTTTTTACAGCAAATTCGAAAACTTGTATCTTTGTCAACAGAAAAAATGTATTGTTTATGTCGTTAATAATAGAAGAAAAAGATCTGGAAAAATTTATAATGGTTGGCGACCGCGTTTTGGTTAAACCAAAAAATCCGTCGGGCAAAACCAAGTCGGGATTGTATTTGCCGCCATCGGTTCAGGAAAACGAAAAAGTTCAAAGCGGTTATATCGTAAAAGTAGGTCCGGGTTACCCGATTCCGGCTGTGAGCGAAGAAGACGAAACCTGGAAAGAAAAAAAAGAAGAGGTAAAATATTTGCCGCTGCAAACACACATCGGCGATCTGGCAATTTACCTAAATAAAAGTGGGCATGAAATTGAATTCAATAACGAGAAATATATTATTCTTCCGCACTCGGCTATATTAATGATAATAAGAGACGAGAATTTGTTTGACTAAGAGTAATGATTAGTATATGAAAGTCGTTTCAACAAAATGATTGAAACGGCTTTTTTATTGCAGAACTTTTAAAGTGGTTTTATAACCGATATCGAATAACTCATCTGCGTGTTTGCGTTGAAAAACGTCATACTCGTCAATTCCCCTGGGTTCAATATAAACATCAACCTGTTTTTTTATTTCATCCAGTTTCTGATTAACACTCATATAAACTGTGCGTGTGGCAATTTGAATCAGGTTTTTCATTTTGGCTTTTGGATTAATGGGACTTATGTTTGCTGCAATAATGCGCTGGCAATCTTGCCTGATCGGTGCAACTGGTATGTTATCCATTAATCCGCCATCAACATATAAATATTTTCCCAATTTAACCGGGGCAAAAATCACCGGAATTGATGCCGAGGCCAACACTGTATCGCCAAGGCTTCCTGTATTACGATACTCTACAGTTCCTCTATTCAGGTTCGAAACACAAATAAAAAATGGTGTTTTAAGGTCTTCAATGTTTTTAACGGCAATTTCCTTTTCCAGTATTTCCTTTAATCCATCAAGCTTAAGTAAACCGTCTACCGGCAAATGAATTTTGGTATATTGAAAAAACCAGCCACGTTTAAAATTATCGCGAATCTCTTCGGGCGATTTTCCGGCGGCAATAAAAGCGCCAACAATAGCACCGGCACTAACACCCGAAATTACATCGGGTTGAATACCCAGTTTGTCGAGCGCGGCAATAACACCCAAATGGGCAAAGCCGCGTGTGCCGCCACCACTTAAAACCAAACCGTTTTCGTATTTCTTTGTCATACCTCTCAAAGGTAGAAAATCAATTGAAATGGTGTTAATAAAATGAGATTTCAAATCTGACGAGAGCTATTTATTTTGGAAAAGAAATTTTCGAGGGTATTTTTACTGACATTGCACCGCGTGTTTTTACGCAGTAATAATTCTACTATTATATAATGAAGATAGATAAATTTGTTTTAGCCATTATCGGTGTTATTATTCTTGCCTGGTTCTTCCCCGGAATTGGAAGCCCGGAAAGCGGTGTGCCGCTTGATTTAATTGCGAGTATCGGTATTTCGTTGATTTTCTTTTTCTATGGGCTGAAACTTAGTCCGCGCGATATAAAAATGGGACTCAGAAACTGGAAGCTTCACGTAGTGGTACAGACAACTACTTTTTTGGTTTTTCCATTAATTACACTTGCTTTTTATCCTTTTATAAAAACCGAAAACGGACAAACACTCTGGTTGGCATTTTTGTTTTTGGCTGCGTTGCCATCAACTGTTTCATCGTCGGTGGTAATGGTTTCAATTGCTAAAGGAAATATTCCGGCTGCTATTTTTAACGCCAGTATTTCGGGGCTCATTGGTATTGTGATAACGCCACTATGGATGGGACTGTTTTTAACACAAACTACCATTGATTTTAATCTTGGAGAAATTTATTTTAAACTACTAACCGAGATTCTTCTCCCGGTTATTATTGGTGTTTTTCTGCAGCGTTATTGGGGCGATTATGCACGTAAACACAGTCGTTACCTTACTTTGTTCGATAAATCAGTAATCCTGCTGATAATCTTCAAAAGCTTTTCGCATTCGTTCGAGAACAAGGTTTTTAGTGCCGTAGATGCAGTCGATCTTTTTCTGATGGTAACGGCGGTAATTATCCTTTTTTATACGATTTATTTTCTAACGCTTAAAGTATCGCAGTTGCTCAGGTTTAATATTGAAGACCAGATTACTGCACAGTTTTGCGGAACAAAAAAGTCGTTGGTACACGGAACCGTTTTTGCCAAAATATTATTTCAGCAATCGGCAACTACCGGAATAATGTTGCTGCCGATTATGATTTTTCACCCGATACAAATATTGATAATCAGTTTTGTGGCTACCAAATTAGGGAAGCGAAAATAGAAGAGGTTTGATTATTCGTGTTCGAGCGTAAACCATTTGTTCAACAATTCCTGGTCGTCTTTCTCATCTTTATGCCAAAACGTGTTTGTGCGATTTACGTAGTTATAATCTTTCTCGTATTCCTTAATGTTCACAACGATATCATTTAAGGCGTCGATCATAATATCAACTTCCTCGTTGGTCATTGTCGGGTGAAGCGACCAACGCACCCAGCCCGGTTTTTCCGACAGATCGCCATGGTTTATTTTATCGGTAATTTCTTCCGATTGCTCCAGCGAAACCTCCAACAGAAAGTGTCCGTAAGTTCCGGCGCAGGCACAACCACCACGCGTTTGAATACCGAATTTATCGTTTAGCAATCGTACCAGCAGATTGTAATGAATTCCTTCAACAAAGAACGAAATTACACCTAACCGGTCGCGCACATTATCTGCCAGAATATTCAGCCCTTTAATGGCGTCGAGCCCTTTAAATGCACGATCCAACAATTCTTCTTCGCGTTTACGGATATTTTCAATGCCCATCTGGTCTTTCAAATCGAAACAAAGCGCCGTACGAATTGATTGCAGAAATCCGGGAGTTCCACCGTCTTCACGAGCTTCAATATCGTCGACATATTTATATTTTCCCCAACGATTTGTCCAGTCAACAGTACCGCCTCCGGGATTATCCGGAACAGTATTTTTATACATGCTCGCATCAAAAACAATTACGCCTGAAGAACCCGGGCCTCCCAAAAATTTATGCGGCGAGAACATTACTGCGTCCAGTTTTTCCATCGGATCTTCAGGATGCATATCTATCTCATCGTAAGGTGCCGAGGCTGCAAAATCGATAAAACAAACACCACCGTATTCGTGCATAATTTTTGCCATTTCGTGATATGGCGTCCGCACACCGGTTACATTCGAGCAAGCGGTAAACGAGCCAATCTTGAATGGACGGTCTTTGTATTGCTCCAAAGCTTTTCGCAGGTTGTCAGTGTCGATCAATAAACCGTCGCCGGGTTCAACAACAACAACATCGGCACTGGTTTCGTACCACGAAGTATGGTTCGAGTGGTGTTCCATGTGCGTAACAAAAACCACCGGTTTTTCACGCTCGGCAATACAGGTTTTTCCCGCCACTTTTCCGCAGTATTTCAAACCCAGAATACGTTGAAACTTGTTGATAATGGCAGTCATTCCAAAACCAGCAGTAATAATAATATCGTTTGGTCCGGCATTAACGTGTTGTTTTATCAGTTGATGCGATTTATGGTAAGCGTGCGTCATTCGCAGTCCGGTTTCGCTGGTTTCGGTGTGGGTATTGCCAACATAGGGCCCAATTTCATCCGTAATTTTACACTCGATAGGGCGATACAAACGGCCACTGGCAATCCAATCGCCATAATTGATTTTCATTTTACCATACGGAGTTTCAAATTCCTGATCGATACCAACAATATTTTTCCTGAATTGGTTAAAATATTTTTCCAGACTTGCCATAAATCACTTTTTTATAAGAGACGCAAATAAAGGTGTTTGCAGGAAATAAATATAGGGGAAAAATCAGCTTTCCGCCATAATTTAAGTTGTAAACCGCAATTTTCTGTCAATTCGTCACAAAAAACGAATGGCACAGCGTTTGACTTTTGGCGGACGTAAAAATTGATAGTAAAATTTAAAATATAGAAAAATGCAAACAGGAAAAATTGGAGTTACCAGTGAGAATCTTTTCCCAATTATTAAAAAGTTTCTCTATTCTGATCACGACATTTTTTTACGTGAGATCGTATCAAACGCCGTTGATGCAACACAAAAACTAAAAACACTAGCCGGAAAAGGCGAGTACAAAGGTGATGTAAGCGATGCCAAAGTGGTAGTTAAGCTTGATGCTGAAGCCAAAACAATTACAGTTTCGGATAACGGTATAGGGATGACTGCCGAAGAGGTGGAGAAGTACATTAACCAGATTGCTTTCTCGGGCGCCAACGAATTTCTTGATAAGTACAAGGACGACGCCAATGCAATTATTGGCCATTTCGGGCTTGGTTTTTATAGTTCGTTTATGGTGTCGGAAAAAGTGGATGTGATTACCAAATCATACAAAGACGGTTCGCAGGCTGTAAAATGGAGCTGTAACGGAAGCCCGGAATATGAGCTGGAAGAGGTTGAAAAAGAAAACGTTGGAACCGACATTGTAATGCACATCAGCGAAGAGGAAAAAGGTTTTCTTGATGATGCAAAAATTTCGGAGATACTGAATAAGTACTGTAAATTCCTTCCTGTTCCGGTAATTTACGGAAAGAGAAAAGACTGGAAAGACGGGCAGCAGGTTGACACCGACGAAGACAACCAAATTAACGATGTTGCTCCGGCCTGGACAAAAATGCCTGCCGATTTAAAGGATGAGGATTACAAAAACTTCTACAGGCAATTGTACCCGATGGGTGACGAGCCACTATTCAATATTCACCTGAATGTTGATTATCCGTTCAACCTGACCGGTATTTTGTATTTCCCAAAAATCAAAAACAATTTCGAAGTTCAGAAAAACAAAATCCAGTTGTACAGTAACCAGGTTTTTGTTACCGATTCGGTTGAAGGAATCGTTCCTGAATTTTTGACATTGCTGCACGGTGTGATCGACTCGCCGGATATTCCGTTGAACGTGTCGCGTTCGTATCTGCAAAGCGATTCGAATGTGAAAAAGATCAGCAGCCACATTTCCAAAAAAGTGACTGACCGTTTGAATCAGCTGTTTAAAGACAACCGCGAAGATTTTGAGAGTAAGTGGGATGACCTGAAGATCTTTATTGAGTACGGAATGTTGACCGAGGAAAAATTCAACGATCGTGCAATGAATTTCTTCCTGCTGAAAAATACTGAAAGCAAGTATTTCACTTGGGAAGAATATGAAAAACTGGTAAAAGAAAACCAGACAGATAAGGATAATAACACTATTTACCTGTATACAACTAATGTTGAGGAACAATTTACATTTGTTGAAGCGGCGAAAAACAAAGGTTACGATGTGCTGATTATGGATGATGTGCTTGCACCTCACCTGATCAACAAGTTTGAGCAGAAATACACCGACAAACGATTTGTGCGTGTTGACTCTGATGTGGTTGAAAACCTGATTAAAAAAGAGGATTCGGCAAAAGAAGAGTTGACATGGGAGCAAAAACAGGAATTGTCGCCGGTGTTCCAGGCGGTTTGCCCTCAAAATAACGACCATACTTACATTGTAGATTTCCAGAATTTGGGTGAAAACGGTTCGCCAATGGTAATTACCCGCAGCGAATTTATGCGCCGGATGAAAGATATGAGCGCTGCTCAGGGAGGAATGAGTATGTATGGCGACCTGCCCGATTCGTTGAACCTGGTTGTAAACACTGCTCATCCGCTGGTGAAGAAAGT
It contains:
- a CDS encoding co-chaperone GroES family protein, coding for MSLIIEEKDLEKFIMVGDRVLVKPKNPSGKTKSGLYLPPSVQENEKVQSGYIVKVGPGYPIPAVSEEDETWKEKKEEVKYLPLQTHIGDLAIYLNKSGHEIEFNNEKYIILPHSAILMIIRDENLFD
- the map gene encoding type I methionyl aminopeptidase, producing MGKIIIKTAEQIEGIRQSAKLAAKTLDFAGQFVKEGVNTEFIDDKIEEFIRSHGAVPATKGYNGYPKSSCISLNNVICHGIPSQQTILKNGDILNIDITTILNGYYGDTSRMFTVGEVSQAAEDLIDVTGHCLDLGIEQVKPGNRFGNIGFVIQRYAKAQGYSVVYEFCGHGVGIDFHEEPQVDHASRRNSGPEMKAGMIFTIEPMINQGKPKAVIDKNDGWTARTVDSKLSAQFEHTILVTPTGCEVLTDIHDEYPIT
- a CDS encoding aminotransferase class V-fold PLP-dependent enzyme; this translates as MASLEKYFNQFRKNIVGIDQEFETPYGKMKINYGDWIASGRLYRPIECKITDEIGPYVGNTHTETSETGLRMTHAYHKSHQLIKQHVNAGPNDIIITAGFGMTAIINKFQRILGLKYCGKVAGKTCIAEREKPVVFVTHMEHHSNHTSWYETSADVVVVEPGDGLLIDTDNLRKALEQYKDRPFKIGSFTACSNVTGVRTPYHEMAKIMHEYGGVCFIDFAASAPYDEIDMHPEDPMEKLDAVMFSPHKFLGGPGSSGVIVFDASMYKNTVPDNPGGGTVDWTNRWGKYKYVDDIEAREDGGTPGFLQSIRTALCFDLKDQMGIENIRKREEELLDRAFKGLDAIKGLNILADNVRDRLGVISFFVEGIHYNLLVRLLNDKFGIQTRGGCACAGTYGHFLLEVSLEQSEEITDKINHGDLSEKPGWVRWSLHPTMTNEEVDIMIDALNDIVVNIKEYEKDYNYVNRTNTFWHKDEKDDQELLNKWFTLEHE
- a CDS encoding patatin-like phospholipase family protein is translated as MTKKYENGLVLSGGGTRGFAHLGVIAALDKLGIQPDVISGVSAGAIVGAFIAAGKSPEEIRDNFKRGWFFQYTKIHLPVDGLLKLDGLKEILEKEIAVKNIEDLKTPFFICVSNLNRGTVEYRNTGSLGDTVLASASIPVIFAPVKLGKYLYVDGGLMDNIPVAPIRQDCQRIIAANISPINPKAKMKNLIQIATRTVYMSVNQKLDEIKKQVDVYIEPRGIDEYDVFQRKHADELFDIGYKTTLKVLQ
- a CDS encoding bile acid:sodium symporter family protein, which translates into the protein MKIDKFVLAIIGVIILAWFFPGIGSPESGVPLDLIASIGISLIFFFYGLKLSPRDIKMGLRNWKLHVVVQTTTFLVFPLITLAFYPFIKTENGQTLWLAFLFLAALPSTVSSSVVMVSIAKGNIPAAIFNASISGLIGIVITPLWMGLFLTQTTIDFNLGEIYFKLLTEILLPVIIGVFLQRYWGDYARKHSRYLTLFDKSVILLIIFKSFSHSFENKVFSAVDAVDLFLMVTAVIILFYTIYFLTLKVSQLLRFNIEDQITAQFCGTKKSLVHGTVFAKILFQQSATTGIMLLPIMIFHPIQILIISFVATKLGKRK
- the htpG gene encoding molecular chaperone HtpG, encoding MQTGKIGVTSENLFPIIKKFLYSDHDIFLREIVSNAVDATQKLKTLAGKGEYKGDVSDAKVVVKLDAEAKTITVSDNGIGMTAEEVEKYINQIAFSGANEFLDKYKDDANAIIGHFGLGFYSSFMVSEKVDVITKSYKDGSQAVKWSCNGSPEYELEEVEKENVGTDIVMHISEEEKGFLDDAKISEILNKYCKFLPVPVIYGKRKDWKDGQQVDTDEDNQINDVAPAWTKMPADLKDEDYKNFYRQLYPMGDEPLFNIHLNVDYPFNLTGILYFPKIKNNFEVQKNKIQLYSNQVFVTDSVEGIVPEFLTLLHGVIDSPDIPLNVSRSYLQSDSNVKKISSHISKKVTDRLNQLFKDNREDFESKWDDLKIFIEYGMLTEEKFNDRAMNFFLLKNTESKYFTWEEYEKLVKENQTDKDNNTIYLYTTNVEEQFTFVEAAKNKGYDVLIMDDVLAPHLINKFEQKYTDKRFVRVDSDVVENLIKKEDSAKEELTWEQKQELSPVFQAVCPQNNDHTYIVDFQNLGENGSPMVITRSEFMRRMKDMSAAQGGMSMYGDLPDSLNLVVNTAHPLVKKVLDAKDKKLGNKLEEMAGKIATQKEEIAGLEKAKEGKKEEEIPTADKEKLETLNSELAKLEEAKREELAGFGKKNKLAKQMVDLALLANGLLKGADLDQFVKRSVELIK